The genomic interval CCCGGCACTGGCCGCTGATGGTCGTCATCGCCTCGGCGAGGGCCGGATCATCGGAGTGGGCGAGCCGGGTCCTCTCCGCCTGGATGGCGATCCCGGCGACGAGCCGAGTGACCGAGTCGTGGAGCTCGGCGGCGACGATCCTGCGATCCTGCGCCCGAGCCCTCTGGAGCGCGGTGAGGATGTACTGACTATGGCTGAGAGCGCGGTTGCCCAGCAGACCGACGATGAAGGTCAGGGCGACGAGCATGCTCCACAGGAGGAGGTTGGCGATGACGTCGGTGACCGAAGCCGCCTCGGCGGTGGCGAACAGGCCGGTGGTGACCGCGTCGGTCACCGCGAGGAGCACGGCCGGACGCATCTGTCCCCGGAAGGCGAGCACGCCGATGGGAAGCGGAAGGACGAAGATCGTGAGACTCACCTGCACCGGTTGTGTGCGAGCGAGTCCGACGAGCACGACCACGAGGAGGATCGCGACCCCAACGGTCTTCGGGTAGGGGCCCGACAGGCAGCCCAGCGCGGTGAGGACCGCCATCGCCATTAGGGAGAGCGGGCCGACGGAGTCCCCCGCCGAGGCCGCCACGGACACGCACATAAGGCTCAGGGAGACGAGGCATGTGAGCAGCGTTGTCGCACGCACTCGACTCCCGGCCAGCGTCACGAATTCAGGGCTGCTGAGAGACATGGTGTCCCGTTCAGGAGAGGATCTTCCACCGGGGAGTGAAAGGGACCGACGGACAGGCAACCGGTCCTGGCGATTATATCCGATGGGTCCTCGCTGTTGAGGGATGAGAAGTGAGACAGGGCCGGCGGCGCCGCCCGCCCGACCCTTGCACGTCGCGCATGGCCGAGCCCTGAGCTTTCAAGCCGAGAGCTGTCCCCTGGGAGCAGGTGTCGGCTTGAAAGCTCAGGGCTCGGTGGACCTGCCTCAGGCGTCGGAGCGCAACAGGCGCAGGCCCCCGGTGGCCAGCGCCGCCATCACCCATGCCAGCACGACGACGCCATCGCGCCAGGCCCCCTCGCGCACCCAGTCCTGGGCCGCCACACCGGGCAGCCACGTCGCCCAGGATCCCAGCGCCCGGGCAGTCGCCGGTGCGACGACGACGAGCAGCAGGAGCGTCGCGGCTGTGGCGAGCACGTGCC from Actinomyces respiraculi carries:
- a CDS encoding sensor histidine kinase — its product is MRATTLLTCLVSLSLMCVSVAASAGDSVGPLSLMAMAVLTALGCLSGPYPKTVGVAILLVVVLVGLARTQPVQVSLTIFVLPLPIGVLAFRGQMRPAVLLAVTDAVTTGLFATAEAASVTDVIANLLLWSMLVALTFIVGLLGNRALSHSQYILTALQRARAQDRRIVAAELHDSVTRLVAGIAIQAERTRLAHSDDPALAEAMTTISGQCRVIAANLRSMLAVLGARADADDPAPVTEHNGVWRGASPSERLQTESALLRAEGFEVVVEGCVPRGLAPALNELLGRVIAAALTNVRRHADPGIPVRIMLGVENGVVELVVVNGVPAAPRAANSARAGLRSLSDRADAVGATLTSNRSADAWVLHLAMPLLMPAEPLEAHP